A genome region from Arachis duranensis cultivar V14167 chromosome 8, aradu.V14167.gnm2.J7QH, whole genome shotgun sequence includes the following:
- the LOC107461461 gene encoding beta-glucosidase 12, with protein MTVKGFISVVVIGVVFATCSSSSLNRSSFPEGFIFATSASAYQYEGAANEGGRGPSIWDTFTHKYPEKIMDRSNADVLIDQYHRYKEDVGIMKYINLDAYRFSISWSRILPKGTLSGGINQEGIKYYNNLINELLANGIQPFVTLFHWDLPQALEDDYGGFLSPRIVDDFQDYADLCFKEFGDRVKHWITLNEPSTFSTAGYVIGMFPPGRCSDWQKLNCTGGDSGIEPYLVAHHLLLAHAAVVQLYKAKYQVPLLLERQNKTTTPPKGLIGIILISHWFVPLSDTKLDQEAAQRAIDFMFGWFMEPLTRGDYPLSMRSLVGKRLPKFSKKEAMKINGSFDFLGLNFYTANYAADAPHLQHATPSYLTDSLTILTTERDGIPIGPKAASFWFYIYPKGLYYLLLYIKEKHNNPLIYITENGVDEYNDPTLSLEEALADPYRIKFYTDHLFYLRSAIWNGVNVKGYFIWSLFDNFEWAEGYTVRFGIYFVDYNNDMKRCEKLSAKWLKNFLK; from the exons ATGACAGTGAAGGGGTTTATTAGCGTTGTTGTTATCGGCGTGGTCTTTGctacttgttcttcttcttcgctCAATCGGAGCAGTTTTCCAGAAGGTTTCATCTTTGCCACATCCGCATCTGCATATCAG TACGAAGGTGCAGCAAATGAAGGTGGAAGAGGTCCAAGTATATGGGATACCTTCACTCACAAATATccag AGAAAATAATGGACAGAAGCAATGCGGATGTTCTCATTGACCAATATCACCGCTACAAG GAGGATGTTGGGATCATGAAATATATTAATTTGGATGCATACAGATTCTCTATCTCTTGGTCTAGAATACTCCCAA aaggaaCGCTTAGTGGAGGTATAAACCAAGAAGGAATCAAATATTACAACAACCTCATCAATGAGCTGCTGGCTAATG GTATACAACCATTTGTTACCCTCTTTCATTGGGACCTTCCTCAAGCCTTAGAAGATGATTATGGAGGTTTTTTAAGCCCTCGCATAGT AGATGATTTCCAAGATTATGCGGATCTTTGTTTTAAGGAGTTTGGAGATAGAGTAAAACATTGGATTACTCTGAACGAACCATCGACTTTCAGCACCGCTGGCTATGTAATAGGGATGTTTCCGCCGGGACGTTGTTCCGATTGGCAAAAGCTAAACTGCACCGGTGGTGATTCTGGAATTGAACCCTATTTAGTGGCACACCACCTTCTCCTTGCTCATGCAGCTGTTGTTCAATTGTACAAGGCAAAGTATCAG GTACCATTGTTACTTGAAAGGCAAAATAAAACAACTACTCCTCCAAAGGGTTTGATAGGTATAATATTGATATCTCACTGGTTCGTGCCACTTTCGGATACCAAATTGGATCAAGAAGCTGCTCAACGAGCAATTGATTTCATGTTTGGATG GTTTATGGAACCGTTGACCAGAGGAGACTATCCACTAAGCATGAGATCCTTGGTTGGAAAAAGATTGCcaaagttttcaaaaaaggAAGCCATGAAAATCAATGGCTCATTTGATTTTCTTGGACTAAACTTTTACACTGCTAATTATGCTGCCGATGCACCTCATCTTCAGCATGCCACACCCTCTTACCTCACAGATTCTCTTACCATTCTTACAA CTGAGCGAGATGGGATACCCATAGGTCCAAAG GCCGCTTCATTTTGGTTCTATATTTACCCAAAAGGGCTTTATTACCTGCTGCTCTACATCAAGGAAAAGCACAACAATCCTTTGATTTACATTACTGAGAATG GTGTGGACGAATATAATGATCCAACGTTATCATTGGAGGAAGCTCTTGCTGATCCTTACAGAATTAAATTTTACACTGATCATCTTTTTTATCTTCGATCAGCAATTtg GAACGGTGTAAATGTCAAAGGATATTTTATATGGTCATTATTCGATAATTTTGAATGGGCTGAAGGCTACACAGTGCGATTCGGAATTTACTTTGTGGACTACAACAATGATATGAAAAGGTGTGAAAAGCTTTCTGCAAAATGGCTtaagaattttttaaagtaa